One Clupea harengus chromosome 3, Ch_v2.0.2, whole genome shotgun sequence DNA window includes the following coding sequences:
- the arntl2 gene encoding aryl hydrocarbon receptor nuclear translocator-like protein 2 isoform X1 codes for MSARNAAVGDGDRASDEQSGDVLEEELQSHSLSVSGLVTPSSAAAMASGMDMTRKRKGSVDNQEIKSAMDEDMDDDQDRSEGDDQHVKIKCFREPHSQIEKRRRDKMNNLIDELSGMIPSCNPMARKLDKLTVLRLAVQHLKSLKGTTSSFAEANYKPSFLPDDELKHLVLRAADGFLFVVGCDRGKIVFVSESVSKILNYSRTELIGQSLLDYIHPKDIGKVKEQLSASELYPREKLIDAKTGLQVQADLPVGAARFCSGARRSFFCRMKYNRITVKLEEKDFPSSSCKKKESQRYCTVHCTGYMRTWPMSQLGLEEAEADKESSHFSCLVAVGRVHPHSTPQLNGEIKVKPTEFITRCAMDGKFTYVDQRATTILGYLPQELLGTSCYEYFHQDDLPHLADRHRKVLRTKEKIETNCYKFKTKYGSFVNLQSQWFSFINPWTKEVEYIVSTNTVISGKSSASGSGAKSEPPSNPRTSEDYSKKALPIIPGIASTPGTMIYAGSIGTQIANELLDFNRMNSSPSSGNASPFGLLQDKSPLANTQTSNNVTNGEVADMEIAGKSTSEDETRNTPFSGGDSLMEGSSQLDLDGVGVAGLGNLSSDEAAMAVIMSLLETDANLGEAMDFDDMHCCAPDPQPEDNPGH; via the exons ATGTCGGCGAGGAATGCAGCAGTGGGCGACGGTGACAGAGCATCGGATGAACAGTCAG GGGATGTGTTGGAGGAGGAGCTCCAAAGccattctctttctgtgtcaggCCTGGTGACCCCCAGCTCTGCTGCTGCCATGGCCTCTGGCATGGACATGACCAGGAAACGCAAGGGCAGCGTGGACAACCA GGAAATTAAATCTGCAATGGATGAGGACATGGATGACGACCAGGACAG GTCCGAGGGGGATGACCAGCATGTGAAGATCAAGTGTTTCAG GGAGCCGCACAGTCAGATCGAGAAGCGGCGACGGGACAAGATGAACAACCTGATTGATGAGCTGTCGGGCATGATCCCTTCCTGTAACCCCATGGCGCGCAAGTTAGACAAGCTCACCGTGCTGCGTTTGGCAGTGCAGCACCTCAAATCTCTAAAAG GTACCACCAGCTCCTTTGCCGAAGCCAATTACAAGCCTTCATTCCTGCCTGATGACGAGCTCAAGCACCTTGTACTCAGG GCTGCTGATGGCTTCCTCTTTGTGGTCGGCTGTGATCGTGGAAAAATTGTCTTTGTCTCAGAGTCCGTCTCGAAGATACTGAATTACAGTCGG ACGGAGCTGATTGGACAGAGTCTGTTGGACTACATTCACCCAAAGGACATTGGGAAGGTGAAGGAGCAGCTGTCCGCCTCTGAGCTCTACCCCCGTGAGAAACTCATCGATGCCAAAA CGGGGCTGCAGGTGCAGGCAGACTTGCCCGTGGGCGCGGCACGCTTCTGCTCGGGGGCCCGGCGCTCCTTCTTCTGCAGGATGAAGTACAACCGGATCACTGTcaagctggaggagaaggactTCCCCTCAAGCTCCTGCAAAAAGAAAG AATCCCAGAGATACTGCACGGTCCATTGCACAGGCTACATGCGCACGTGGCCCATGAGCCAGCTGGGCCTGGAGGAGGCCGAGGCCGACAAGGAGAGCTCCCACTTCAGCTGCCTGGTGGCTGTGGGCCGCGTGCATCCCCACTCCACGCCACAGCTTAACGGAGAGATCAAGGTTAAGCCCACAGAGTTCATCACGCGCTGCGCCATGGATGGAAAGTTCACCTACGTGGATCAACG AGCAACCACCATTCTGGGCTatctgcctcaggagctgctgggAACATCATGCTATGAGTACTTCCATCAAGATGACTTGCCCCACTTAGCAGATAGACATCGAAAAG TTCTGAGGACTAAAGAGAAGATTGAAACAAATTGCTACAAGTTCAAAACGAAATATGGATCTTTTGTCAACTTACAAAGTCAGTGGTTTAGTTTTATAAATCCCTGGACCAAAGAAGTAGAGTACATAGTATCTACAAATACTGTCATATC TGGTAAGAGTAGTGCCAGTGGGTCAGGGGCCAAGTCAGAGCCACCAAGCAACCCCAGGACCTCTGAGG ATTATTCTAAGAAGGCCCTTCCAATCATCCCTGGCATCGCCTCAACTCCAGGAACCATGATCTATGCCGGAAGCATCGGGACCCAGATCGCCAATGAGCTGCTGGACTTCAACAG GATGAACTCCTCGCCATCCAGTGGGAATGCGAGCCCCTTCGGTTTGCTGCAGGACAAATCCCCACTGGCCAACACTCAAACCAGCAACaac GTGACAAATGGGGAAGTGGCAGACATGGAGATAGCGGGCAAGTCCACCTCTGAGGACGAAACGAGAAACACACCGTTTAGTGGAGGCGACTCTCTAATGG agGGGAGCTCCCAGCTGGACCTGGACGGGGTCGGGGTGGCAGGCCTGGGGAACCTGAGCAGTGACGAGGCGGCCATGGCGGTCATCATGAGCCTGCTGGAGACGGACGCCAACCTGGGCGAGGCCATGGACTTTGATGACATGCACTG cTGTGCACCAGATCCCCAGCCAGAGGACAACCCAGGGCACTGA
- the arntl2 gene encoding aryl hydrocarbon receptor nuclear translocator-like protein 2 isoform X2 yields MSARNAAVGDGDRASDEQSGDVLEEELQSHSLSVSGLVTPSSAAAMASGMDMTRKRKGSVDNQEIKSAMDEDMDDDQDRSEGDDQHVKIKCFREPHSQIEKRRRDKMNNLIDELSGMIPSCNPMARKLDKLTVLRLAVQHLKSLKGTTSSFAEANYKPSFLPDDELKHLVLRAADGFLFVVGCDRGKIVFVSESVSKILNYSRTELIGQSLLDYIHPKDIGKVKEQLSASELYPREKLIDAKTGLQVQADLPVGAARFCSGARRSFFCRMKYNRITVKLEEKDFPSSSCKKKESQRYCTVHCTGYMRTWPMSQLGLEEAEADKESSHFSCLVAVGRVHPHSTPQLNGEIKVKPTEFITRCAMDGKFTYVDQRATTILGYLPQELLGTSCYEYFHQDDLPHLADRHRKVLRTKEKIETNCYKFKTKYGSFVNLQSQWFSFINPWTKEVEYIVSTNTVISGKSSASGSGAKSEPPSNPRTSEDYSKKALPIIPGIASTPGTMIYAGSIGTQIANELLDFNRMNSSPSSGNASPFGLLQDKSPLANTQTSNNVTNGEVADMEIAGKSTSEDETRNTPFSGGDSLMEGSSQLDLDGVGVAGLGNLSSDEAAMAVIMSLLETDANLGEAMDFDDMHWSL; encoded by the exons ATGTCGGCGAGGAATGCAGCAGTGGGCGACGGTGACAGAGCATCGGATGAACAGTCAG GGGATGTGTTGGAGGAGGAGCTCCAAAGccattctctttctgtgtcaggCCTGGTGACCCCCAGCTCTGCTGCTGCCATGGCCTCTGGCATGGACATGACCAGGAAACGCAAGGGCAGCGTGGACAACCA GGAAATTAAATCTGCAATGGATGAGGACATGGATGACGACCAGGACAG GTCCGAGGGGGATGACCAGCATGTGAAGATCAAGTGTTTCAG GGAGCCGCACAGTCAGATCGAGAAGCGGCGACGGGACAAGATGAACAACCTGATTGATGAGCTGTCGGGCATGATCCCTTCCTGTAACCCCATGGCGCGCAAGTTAGACAAGCTCACCGTGCTGCGTTTGGCAGTGCAGCACCTCAAATCTCTAAAAG GTACCACCAGCTCCTTTGCCGAAGCCAATTACAAGCCTTCATTCCTGCCTGATGACGAGCTCAAGCACCTTGTACTCAGG GCTGCTGATGGCTTCCTCTTTGTGGTCGGCTGTGATCGTGGAAAAATTGTCTTTGTCTCAGAGTCCGTCTCGAAGATACTGAATTACAGTCGG ACGGAGCTGATTGGACAGAGTCTGTTGGACTACATTCACCCAAAGGACATTGGGAAGGTGAAGGAGCAGCTGTCCGCCTCTGAGCTCTACCCCCGTGAGAAACTCATCGATGCCAAAA CGGGGCTGCAGGTGCAGGCAGACTTGCCCGTGGGCGCGGCACGCTTCTGCTCGGGGGCCCGGCGCTCCTTCTTCTGCAGGATGAAGTACAACCGGATCACTGTcaagctggaggagaaggactTCCCCTCAAGCTCCTGCAAAAAGAAAG AATCCCAGAGATACTGCACGGTCCATTGCACAGGCTACATGCGCACGTGGCCCATGAGCCAGCTGGGCCTGGAGGAGGCCGAGGCCGACAAGGAGAGCTCCCACTTCAGCTGCCTGGTGGCTGTGGGCCGCGTGCATCCCCACTCCACGCCACAGCTTAACGGAGAGATCAAGGTTAAGCCCACAGAGTTCATCACGCGCTGCGCCATGGATGGAAAGTTCACCTACGTGGATCAACG AGCAACCACCATTCTGGGCTatctgcctcaggagctgctgggAACATCATGCTATGAGTACTTCCATCAAGATGACTTGCCCCACTTAGCAGATAGACATCGAAAAG TTCTGAGGACTAAAGAGAAGATTGAAACAAATTGCTACAAGTTCAAAACGAAATATGGATCTTTTGTCAACTTACAAAGTCAGTGGTTTAGTTTTATAAATCCCTGGACCAAAGAAGTAGAGTACATAGTATCTACAAATACTGTCATATC TGGTAAGAGTAGTGCCAGTGGGTCAGGGGCCAAGTCAGAGCCACCAAGCAACCCCAGGACCTCTGAGG ATTATTCTAAGAAGGCCCTTCCAATCATCCCTGGCATCGCCTCAACTCCAGGAACCATGATCTATGCCGGAAGCATCGGGACCCAGATCGCCAATGAGCTGCTGGACTTCAACAG GATGAACTCCTCGCCATCCAGTGGGAATGCGAGCCCCTTCGGTTTGCTGCAGGACAAATCCCCACTGGCCAACACTCAAACCAGCAACaac GTGACAAATGGGGAAGTGGCAGACATGGAGATAGCGGGCAAGTCCACCTCTGAGGACGAAACGAGAAACACACCGTTTAGTGGAGGCGACTCTCTAATGG agGGGAGCTCCCAGCTGGACCTGGACGGGGTCGGGGTGGCAGGCCTGGGGAACCTGAGCAGTGACGAGGCGGCCATGGCGGTCATCATGAGCCTGCTGGAGACGGACGCCAACCTGGGCGAGGCCATGGACTTTGATGACATGCACTGGTCTCTGTGA